In Rutidosis leptorrhynchoides isolate AG116_Rl617_1_P2 chromosome 2, CSIRO_AGI_Rlap_v1, whole genome shotgun sequence, one genomic interval encodes:
- the LOC139893213 gene encoding inosine-5'-monophosphate dehydrogenase 2-like, translated as MTTAVVDFEDGFPATKLFNQGYSYTYDDVIFLPHYIDFPTDSVQLHTKLSRNINLSIPCVASPMDTVTESSMAVSMAALGGIGIIHSNTTISEQSSLIRSAKSHRIPFVDTDIIFVSPDDSISSGDVFNTSRYVFVTENGLKTDKKLLGYVDKGNWEGLTDKETRVSSYMVKNVVSLPSSYKFEDVAGYLSAKDLDFVPLVSGEGEVVNVVSKSDIERIKGFPKGGMPSIAEDGSFLVGASIGTRESDKERLEHLVKAGVNVIVIDSSQGNSSYQIEMIKYAKKMYPDLDVIGGNVVTMYQAQNLIQSGVDGLRVGMGSGSICTTQEVCAVGRGQATAVYKVSSVAAQSGIPVIADGGISNSGHIVKALTLGASTVMMGSFLAGSNEAPGSYVYQGDKRVKKYRGMGSLEAMRKGSDARYLGDTAKLKIAQGVVGAVADKGSVMNFIPYTMHAVKQGFQNLGASSLHSAHEMLRSGILRLEVRTGAAQVEGGVHGLVSYEKKSF; from the exons ATGACCACCGCTGTCGTAGATTTCGAAGACGGTTTTCCAGCAACTAAACTCTTCAATCAAGGCTACTCTTACACCTACGATGACGTCATATTCCTCCCTCATTACATCGATTTTCCCACGGATTCCGTACAATTACACACAAAGCTATCTCGTAACATAAACTTATCCATACCATGTGTTGCTTCTCCCATGGACACCGTAACTGAATCTTCTATGGCTGTTTCTATGGCCGCGTTAGGTGGTATTGGTATCATTCACTCTAACACCACCATTTCAGAACAATCGTCCTTAATTCGCTCTGCAAAATCGCATCGTATCCCTTTCGTGGATACGGATATCATTTTTGTGTCACCGGATGATTCAATATCGTCCGGTGATGTGTTTAATACATCACGGTATGTATTTGTAACTGAAAATGGATTGAAAACCGATAAAAAGTTGTTAGGTTATGTTGATAAGGGGAATTGGGAGGGTTTAACTGATAAAGAAACTAGGGTTTCCAGTTATATGGTGAAAAATGTTGTATCGTTACCGAGTAGTTATAAATTTGAAGATGTTGCTGGTTATTTATCTGCTAAGGATTTAGATTTTGTGCCATTAGTGAGTGGAGAAGGAGAGGTAGTTAATGTAGTGAGTAAATCGGATATCGAGAGAATTAAGGGGTTCCCGAAAGGCGGGATGCCGTCGATTGCAGAGGACGGGTCGTTTTTGGTTGGAGCGTCGATTGGGACGAGGGAGAGTGATAAGGAAAGGTTGGAGCATTTGGTTAAAGCTGGTGTTAATGTGATTGTAATTGATAGTTCTCAAGGGAATTCGAGTTATCAGATTGAGATGATTAAGTATGCGAAAAAGATGTATCCTGATTTGGATGTGATTGGTGGTAATGTGGTTACGATGTATCAAGCTCAGAACTTGATTCAGTCTGGTGTTGATGGATTGAGAGTTGGGATGGGGTCGGGATCGATCTGTACTACACAGGAAGTTTGTGCTGTGGGCCGTGGACAG GCGACTGCAGTGTACAAGGTATCATCTGTTGCTGCACAAAGTGGTATTCCGGTTATCGCTGATGGTGGTATTTCGAATTCTGGACACATTGTCAAAGCTTTGACCTTAGGGGCTTCAACTGTAATGATGGGAAGTTTCTTAGCAGGAAGTAATGAAGCCCCTGGATCATATGTGTATCAG GGTGATAAGCGGGTTAAAAAATATCGTGGGATGGGATCTCTTGAAGCGATGAGAAAAGGAAGTGACGCTCGTTACCTAGGTGATACAGCTAAATTGAAGATTGCTCAGGGAGTTGTTGGAGCCGTTGCAGATAAAGGTTCTGTTATGAACTTCATTCCATACACAATGCATGCCGTTAAGCAAGGTTTCCAAAATCTTGGTGCTTCTTCTTTGCACTCAGCTCACGAAATGTTGAGGTCTGGGATTCTGAGGCTCGAG GTGAGAACTGGAGCAGCACAGGTTGAAGGAGGAGTTCATGGCCTGGTGTCTTATGAAAAGAAATCGTTCTAA